One Elaeis guineensis isolate ETL-2024a chromosome 10, EG11, whole genome shotgun sequence genomic window carries:
- the LOC105052693 gene encoding external alternative NAD(P)H-ubiquinone oxidoreductase B3, mitochondrial, with the protein MRFSAFFFDGVSRAFHHRPSFSKLVVILTASGGGLVAYADSKSDHAIESSQVAHKKKKVVVLGTGWAGTTFLKNLDSSLYDVQVISPRNYFAFTPLLPSITCGTVEPRSIVEPIRKIIKKKGGDIKFWEAECFKIDPTNKKVHCRSNIGTNLDGNGEFLLDYDCLVIAIGARANTFNTPGVVEHCHFLKEIEDAQKIRRSVMDCFERASLPYLDEEERKRMLHFVIVGGGPTGVEFAAELHDFVSEDLSKLYPTVRDLVKISVIEAGEHILTMFDRRITKFAEEKFQREGIAVKTGFKVVEVSDKDITMTNASTGKMSVPYGMAVWSTGIGTRPVIMDFMKQIDQANRRVLATDEWLRVRGCDGVYALGDCATISQRKVMEDISLIFKVADKDHSGTLTVKEIQDVLDDICIRYPQVELYLKSKQMSNIVDLIKDSKGDVQKESVELDIEEFKKALANVDSQVKNLPATAQVAAQQGNYLARCFNKMKDTDENPEGPLRIRESGRHRFRPFRYKHFGQFAPLGGEQTAAQLPGDWISIGQSSQWLWYSVYASKQVSWRTRALVISDWMKRFIFGRDSSCL; encoded by the exons ATGAGGTTCTCGGCCTTCTTCTTTGATGGCGTCTCCCGGGCCTTCCACCATCGCCCCAGCTTCTCCAAGCTCGTCGTCATCTTGACCGCCAg TGGTGGAGGTCTTGTGGCGTATGCCGACTCAAAATCAGACCATGCCATTGAATCATCTCAAGTAGCACACAAGAAAAAAAAGGTGGTAGTTCTTGGTACTGGTTGGGCTGGCACAACGTTCTTGAAAAATCTAGATAGCTCATTGTACGATGTTCAAGTGATATCACCTCGTAACTACTTTGCATTTACCCCTTTGCTACCTAGTATCACATGTGGAACAGTTGAACCACGCAGCATTGTTGAGCCAATTCGCAAGATAATAAAAAAG AAAGGAGGAGATATAAAATTTTGGGAAGCTGAGTGTTTCAAAATTGATCCAACAAACAAAAAAGTCCATTGTCGATCTAATATTGGCACAAATTTGGACGGAAATGGTGAATTTCTTCTTGATTACGACTGTCTGGTGATAGCGATTGGAGCCAGGGCAAATACATTTAACACACCTGGTGTAGTGGAACATtgtcactttctgaag GAAATAGAGGATGCTCAGAAAATCCGTAGGAGTGTGATGGACTGTTTTGAAAGGGCCAGTCTTCCATACCTTgatgaagaagagaggaagaggatgctTCATTTTGTTATTGTTGGTGGTGGTCCAACTGGTGTTGAATTTGCTGCAGAGTTGCATGATTTTGTCTCCGAAGATTTGTCTAAATTATACCCTACTGTTCGAGACCTGGTGAAGATATCAGTTATCGAAGCTGGAGAGCATATCTTGACCAT GTTTGACAGAAGGATCACTAAATTTGCTGAAGAGAAATTCCAAAGAGAAGGTATTGCGGTGAAAACAGGATTTAAGGTTGTGGAGGTGTCAGATAAGGACATTACAATGACAAACGCATCGACTGGAAAAATGTCTGTACCATATGGAATGGCTGTGTGGTCTACTGGTATTGGGACACGCCCTGTCATAATGGATTTTATGAAACAAATTGATCAG GCTAACAGGCGTGTATTAGCAACTGATGAGTGGCTTAGAGTCCGTGGATGTGATGGTGTATATGCTCTTGGTGATTGTGCCACCATAAGTCAACGAAAAGTCATG GAAGATATATCATTAATCTTTAAGGTTGCAGACAAAGACCATTCTGGAACTTTAACTGTGAAAGAAATCCAAGATGTTTTAGATGATATTTGCATAAGGTACCCACAGGTGGAACTCTATTTGAAGAGCAAGCAAATGAGTAACATAGTTGATTTAATTAAGGATTCCAAAGGTGATGTGCAGAAGGAATCTGTAGAACTGGACATAGAAGAGTTCAAAAAAGCTCTTGCAAATGTAGATTCACAGGTCAAAAATCTTCCAGCAACAGCTCAG GTTGCTGCACAGCAAGGTAATTATCTTGCTCGATGTTTTAACAAAATGAAGGACACTGATGAGAATCCTGAAGGTCCACTGCGCATTAGAGAATCAGGCCGTCATCGCTTTCGTCCCTTCAG GTATAAGCATTTTGGGCAATTTGCTCCACTGGGTGGGGAGCAAACGGCTGCACAACTGCCTGGCGATTGGATCTCTATAGGCCAAAGTTCCCAGTGGCTCTGGTATTCTGTGTATGCAAG CAAGCAAGTCAGTTGGCGCACAAGGGCATTGGTAATTTCTGATTGGATGAAGCGTTTCATTTTCGGGAGGGACTCGAGTTGCTTATAA